A region from the Syntrophorhabdaceae bacterium genome encodes:
- a CDS encoding ATP-binding protein has product MPIPNRKLLENAFNEFSKASDSIVNYYAVLENQIRELKDQVEEKNRALERASEYLYTILDSLPVGVAVVDKKSVLFVNKQAEELVSEGLISTLNNNVRKTGEVKNGRGFYRWKKEKLPNGFDGKEVIAIEDVTEIEKAKERTERDERLMAMGEMAARIAHEIKNPLGSMELFLSMLLSEKLKKSQKKYVDYILFGVKTVDRVINNILSYTRPRTLALKQAPLLDIVRDTLEFMSVSISVREIETEFNPSCEGHAYFDPDLMKLVIMNLISNAIEAVQARGRIKVDIKENGRFSVLIIGDNGVGMPEEVRKNIFNPFFTTKDKGVGLGLFIVYNIVKAHGGYIEVESAENCGSSFLIYIPKERLSIV; this is encoded by the coding sequence ATGCCAATACCGAATAGGAAATTACTCGAGAACGCCTTCAACGAATTCTCAAAAGCCTCAGACTCTATCGTCAATTACTATGCGGTCCTGGAGAATCAGATAAGAGAGTTGAAAGATCAGGTCGAAGAGAAGAACAGGGCCCTTGAGCGGGCGAGCGAGTACCTCTATACGATTCTCGATTCTCTGCCCGTAGGTGTTGCAGTCGTGGACAAGAAATCGGTGTTGTTTGTTAACAAACAGGCCGAAGAACTTGTCTCCGAAGGCTTGATCAGCACCTTAAATAATAACGTGCGTAAGACCGGAGAGGTGAAAAACGGAAGAGGATTCTACCGATGGAAAAAAGAGAAACTTCCCAATGGTTTCGATGGAAAAGAGGTTATAGCCATCGAAGACGTGACGGAAATCGAGAAGGCAAAGGAAAGAACGGAACGAGATGAGCGCCTCATGGCCATGGGGGAGATGGCAGCCCGCATCGCGCACGAGATCAAGAACCCCCTGGGAAGCATGGAGCTCTTTCTTTCCATGCTCCTCTCGGAAAAACTCAAGAAGAGCCAAAAAAAGTATGTCGACTATATCCTTTTCGGGGTCAAGACCGTGGACAGGGTAATCAATAACATACTTTCCTATACACGGCCCAGGACGCTCGCCTTGAAGCAGGCCCCGTTACTCGATATTGTTCGAGACACCCTTGAATTCATGAGCGTCTCAATCAGCGTCCGCGAGATAGAAACTGAATTCAATCCTTCCTGCGAGGGGCATGCCTATTTTGACCCTGACCTCATGAAGCTTGTGATCATGAACCTGATCAGCAACGCCATAGAGGCCGTGCAGGCCAGGGGAAGAATAAAGGTAGACATAAAAGAGAACGGTAGATTCTCGGTACTCATTATCGGTGATAATGGTGTGGGCATGCCTGAAGAAGTGAGGAAAAACATTTTCAATCCTTTTTTCACAACAAAGGACAAAGGCGTGGGACTTGGTCTGTTCATTGTCTATAATATTGTGAAGGCCCACGGCGGCTACATCGAAGTGGAATCTGCTGAGAATTGCGGTTCCTCTTTTCTCATCTATATCCCGAAGG
- a CDS encoding sigma-54 dependent transcriptional regulator: protein MDSKADNRTEKGKIIVVEDEENILSMLSEFLTVNGYTVDPYIDSKKALSALKNNGYQVLITDLMMPKVDGLQLINFIQKEYLDTLGIVMTGYGSMDSAISAMRCGAFDYILKPFKFEEVLTTVDSAMYYYSLLKSDTIPKGLTLKANLLRRYAENKIIRENTILRSCLKDKYKFENIIGISFAMQKVFEMIEKVADTNATVLVTGESGVGKELVARAIHYNSSKRDNPLVVVNCGAIPETLLESELFGYEKGAFTGAVNTRFGRFELANGGSIFLDEIGDMSFNLQVKLLRVLQERAFERIGGSKTIKVDVRIIAATNRVLDDLVREGKFREDLYYRLNVVPIHISPLRERRQDVPLLLNYFLEQSNKMNSAAIEGFSEEAMSALMDYDYPGNVRELQNIVERVVVLKRTGHIDIDDLPEKLYARESGRQDNTPSLNIEKGYDTLVSEFEKSLIIKALGETQGVKSRAAQVLNINRTTLIEKMKRLGID from the coding sequence ATGGACAGCAAAGCGGACAATAGAACTGAGAAGGGCAAGATAATCGTTGTTGAGGATGAGGAGAACATTCTCAGCATGCTCAGCGAATTCTTAACCGTGAACGGTTATACGGTTGATCCGTATATAGACAGCAAAAAGGCGCTCTCAGCGCTCAAGAATAACGGCTACCAGGTGCTGATTACCGACCTGATGATGCCCAAGGTAGACGGGCTGCAGCTTATCAATTTCATTCAGAAGGAGTATCTGGACACGCTGGGAATCGTGATGACCGGATACGGGAGTATGGACAGCGCCATAAGCGCCATGAGGTGCGGCGCCTTCGATTATATCCTCAAGCCCTTTAAGTTTGAAGAGGTGCTTACCACAGTCGATTCGGCTATGTATTATTACAGTCTTCTCAAGAGCGATACGATCCCCAAGGGTTTGACGCTCAAGGCAAATCTACTCAGGCGTTACGCGGAGAATAAGATTATACGGGAGAACACGATCCTCAGGAGTTGCCTCAAGGATAAATACAAGTTTGAAAATATCATTGGCATCAGCTTTGCCATGCAGAAGGTCTTCGAGATGATTGAAAAGGTGGCCGATACGAACGCCACCGTTCTCGTGACAGGCGAAAGCGGTGTGGGTAAGGAGCTTGTGGCGAGAGCTATTCACTACAATTCTTCGAAACGAGACAACCCGCTTGTGGTTGTCAATTGCGGCGCCATTCCGGAAACCCTGCTTGAGAGCGAACTCTTCGGTTACGAAAAAGGCGCGTTTACGGGGGCGGTCAATACGAGGTTCGGAAGGTTTGAGCTTGCAAACGGCGGGTCAATATTCCTCGACGAGATAGGGGACATGAGTTTCAATCTCCAGGTAAAGCTGCTCAGGGTTTTGCAGGAAAGGGCTTTCGAGAGGATCGGGGGATCGAAGACCATTAAAGTGGATGTTCGGATTATTGCTGCCACGAACAGAGTGCTCGATGATCTTGTAAGGGAAGGCAAGTTCAGAGAGGACCTTTACTACAGGTTGAATGTTGTGCCCATACACATATCGCCCCTTCGCGAAAGAAGGCAGGACGTCCCCCTGCTGCTCAACTATTTTCTGGAACAGTCGAACAAGATGAACTCGGCGGCCATAGAGGGTTTTTCCGAGGAAGCCATGTCTGCTCTTATGGATTACGACTATCCGGGTAATGTCAGAGAACTTCAGAATATTGTTGAGAGGGTGGTAGTGCTGAAAAGGACGGGCCACATAGATATCGATGACCTCCCCGAAAAATTATACGCCAGGGAATCGGGCCGCCAGGATAATACCCCATCCCTTAACATCGAAAAGGGATACGATACCCTGGTCTCTGAATTCGAAAAGAGCCTGATCATTAAGGCCCTGGGCGAGACACAGGGCGTAAAAAGCAGGGCTGCTCAGGTCCTCAATATCAACAGGACCACCCTTATCGAGAAAATGAAGCGTCTCGGTATTGATTAG
- a CDS encoding MFS transporter, whose amino-acid sequence MMTIVLMGFGSGLPLPLVLGTLQAWLTTSGIDIRTIGVFSLVRFPYLLKFVWSPLMDRFVPPWLGRRRGWILPVQFLLIISISAMALASPAKMPLALAVIAIVVAFVSASQDIVVDAYRTDIVDDNERKPGAAVSIFGYRIAMLVSGPLAFIAADRMGWQNTYFCMAIFMIVGISGTLLGREPDAQVSPPKTLEQAVYKPLKDFFTRKHALVLILFIILYKLGDAYATALSTAFLLRGLHFTLTEVGTLYKAIGIIATIVGALFGGALMVRLGLYRSLMFFGILQMVSNLSFMVLAWTGKNYSVMITAVLFENVAGGMGSAAFVAFVMALCNRSYSATQYALLSSFAAWGVFAISPSAGFVVQAVGWPIFFLITTLAALPGLVILRLLREDIRAIREV is encoded by the coding sequence ATGATGACGATCGTGTTGATGGGATTTGGATCGGGCCTTCCGTTGCCGCTTGTTCTGGGGACGCTCCAGGCGTGGTTGACCACGAGCGGTATTGATATAAGGACCATCGGGGTCTTCTCCCTTGTCAGGTTTCCGTATCTTTTGAAATTCGTCTGGTCTCCTCTTATGGATCGATTTGTGCCACCCTGGCTCGGTCGCAGGCGGGGTTGGATTTTACCCGTGCAATTTCTTCTTATCATCAGTATCTCTGCCATGGCGCTCGCCTCGCCGGCAAAGATGCCCCTGGCACTTGCCGTTATCGCGATTGTCGTGGCTTTCGTCTCTGCGTCTCAGGACATTGTGGTGGATGCATACCGAACGGATATCGTGGATGATAATGAGCGCAAGCCCGGGGCCGCAGTATCCATATTCGGCTACCGCATAGCCATGCTTGTTTCAGGTCCTCTTGCATTCATAGCGGCAGACAGGATGGGGTGGCAAAATACGTATTTTTGTATGGCGATCTTCATGATTGTGGGGATATCAGGGACGTTACTCGGCAGGGAACCGGACGCTCAAGTCTCTCCCCCCAAAACGCTGGAACAGGCTGTGTATAAGCCTCTGAAAGATTTTTTTACAAGAAAGCACGCCCTTGTTTTGATACTCTTCATCATTCTCTATAAACTGGGGGACGCGTATGCCACTGCTCTTTCCACGGCATTCTTGCTAAGAGGGCTTCATTTCACGCTTACGGAGGTAGGTACCCTCTATAAAGCGATAGGCATTATTGCAACCATAGTCGGGGCCCTTTTTGGCGGCGCCCTTATGGTAAGACTCGGACTCTATCGATCACTCATGTTCTTTGGCATCCTTCAGATGGTATCGAACCTTTCCTTTATGGTCCTTGCCTGGACAGGAAAGAACTACTCTGTTATGATCACGGCGGTTCTATTCGAGAATGTGGCGGGCGGTATGGGTTCGGCTGCCTTTGTTGCTTTTGTCATGGCCCTTTGCAACAGGAGCTACAGTGCGACGCAATATGCACTACTATCCTCTTTCGCAGCCTGGGGTGTTTTTGCCATCTCGCCTTCGGCGGGTTTTGTGGTACAGGCTGTGGGCTGGCCCATTTTCTTCCTTATTACTACACTCGCGGCTTTACCGGGGCTTGTCATCCTCAGATTACTGCGTGAGGACATTCGGGCCATAAGGGAAGTCTGA
- a CDS encoding glycoside hydrolase family 3 N-terminal domain-containing protein produces MKDRIYQLIIARIDGEKIGSREYEEYILKLVRMGVSGFIIFGGKRDRVKGFVNHIQSVAEVPLFIGSDIERGVGQQIEDATPFPSQMAFAAAIDKNNSDDVDLFRESLSAIADEAIDCGINMVYAPTLDVNRNPDNPIICTRAFSDDPRTVEWFGCEYIKAFEARGLISCGKHFPGHGDTTVDSHISLPVIAKSYQELLDVDVMPYRQAIKDGMSSVMVGHLSIPAIDRLPASMSINAVSGLLRYKLGFGGLILTDALTMSALKDFDNVAAQCLNAGVDILLHPGDVDETVRDVEEALKQGTLREEQIETALERVARTKKRIAAYARGAGDQKPEDVKGYPSGVRGAPVDYKKDEELSAKITGKAVSLVAQKNRMIPVDKEASVIFAGDDSNFESSPFKKYFPQVSRLGQTAHTGKTLIVAIFTSVAAWKGSSGINPESRKEIFRAASEAEHSIVISFGSPYVLRYFGQADMRIAAYDPTEEAQRAVIRCLAGEKPFEGSLPVNLMSVE; encoded by the coding sequence TTGAAAGACAGAATCTATCAGCTCATAATCGCAAGGATCGACGGTGAAAAGATCGGCTCGCGGGAGTATGAAGAATACATCCTGAAATTGGTCCGGATGGGCGTCTCGGGTTTTATCATCTTCGGCGGTAAACGCGATAGGGTAAAAGGATTCGTCAACCATATCCAATCGGTCGCGGAGGTACCGCTGTTCATCGGATCCGATATCGAACGGGGTGTGGGACAACAGATTGAGGATGCAACGCCGTTCCCTTCTCAGATGGCTTTTGCCGCCGCCATCGACAAAAACAACAGCGATGATGTGGACCTTTTCAGGGAGTCTCTTTCGGCCATTGCCGATGAGGCGATAGACTGCGGTATCAACATGGTTTATGCGCCGACTCTCGATGTGAACAGGAACCCGGACAACCCCATCATTTGTACACGCGCCTTTTCCGATGATCCCCGTACGGTAGAATGGTTCGGTTGCGAATACATCAAGGCGTTCGAAGCACGGGGGCTTATAAGTTGCGGAAAACACTTTCCCGGCCACGGCGACACCACCGTTGATTCGCATATTTCGCTTCCGGTCATAGCCAAGTCCTATCAGGAACTGCTTGATGTGGATGTCATGCCTTATCGGCAGGCCATCAAGGATGGGATGAGCTCCGTCATGGTGGGTCACTTAAGTATCCCCGCTATCGATCGTCTGCCGGCCAGCATGTCGATCAACGCCGTGAGCGGACTCTTGCGGTACAAGCTCGGGTTTGGCGGGCTTATACTCACCGATGCCCTGACTATGAGTGCGCTCAAGGATTTCGATAACGTGGCTGCGCAATGTCTTAACGCCGGCGTGGATATTCTTTTGCATCCCGGGGATGTGGATGAGACCGTTCGGGATGTGGAGGAAGCGCTGAAACAAGGTACGCTCCGAGAGGAACAGATAGAGACGGCGTTAGAAAGGGTGGCGAGGACAAAAAAGCGAATAGCCGCCTACGCACGAGGCGCCGGGGATCAAAAACCGGAAGACGTGAAGGGGTATCCGTCCGGGGTGCGGGGAGCACCGGTCGATTACAAGAAGGATGAGGAGCTTTCTGCAAAGATCACAGGGAAGGCTGTCTCTCTTGTGGCACAAAAGAACAGGATGATTCCTGTGGACAAGGAAGCTTCGGTGATCTTTGCGGGTGACGATAGCAATTTTGAATCGTCACCTTTCAAAAAGTATTTCCCGCAAGTATCACGCCTCGGACAAACGGCACACACCGGCAAGACTTTGATTGTGGCCATATTCACCAGTGTGGCTGCCTGGAAAGGGAGTTCGGGTATCAACCCCGAGTCACGGAAAGAGATTTTCCGTGCGGCAAGCGAAGCGGAGCATTCAATCGTCATCTCGTTTGGCAGCCCGTATGTCTTGAGGTATTTTGGTCAAGCCGATATGCGCATTGCGGCCTACGATCCGACGGAAGAGGCGCAGCGCGCAGTTATCCGGTGCCTTGCTGGCGAGAAGCCATTTGAGGGGAGCCTTCCTGTCAATCTAATGAGCGTGGAATAG
- a CDS encoding HD domain-containing protein, which translates to MVLTRDEALTLLHEYVKNERMLYHCYASEAVLRAIATRLGEDQEKWGMAGLLHDLDIELVDTDLARHGLEAGKILREKGYDADLVDAIVMHNESASGAKRASRFQHALAAGETITGLIIATTLVYPDKKLASVKPKSVTKRMKERAFAASVNRDIVMECEKIGIPLDEFAALSVSAMQAISDRIGL; encoded by the coding sequence ATGGTCTTAACCCGTGACGAGGCACTCACGCTTCTTCACGAATATGTAAAAAATGAACGTATGCTGTACCATTGTTATGCCTCGGAAGCGGTATTGAGGGCCATTGCCACAAGGCTCGGTGAGGACCAGGAAAAATGGGGTATGGCGGGCCTCCTCCATGACCTGGATATTGAGCTTGTCGATACGGACTTGGCGCGGCACGGTCTCGAAGCGGGAAAAATCCTCAGAGAAAAAGGCTATGACGCCGACCTGGTTGACGCCATCGTGATGCACAACGAGTCGGCGAGCGGCGCAAAACGAGCTAGTCGCTTCCAGCATGCGCTTGCCGCGGGAGAGACGATCACTGGATTGATTATCGCCACCACTCTCGTCTATCCCGATAAGAAACTGGCGAGCGTTAAGCCCAAATCGGTGACCAAACGGATGAAAGAAAGGGCCTTCGCCGCCTCGGTGAATCGCGACATCGTCATGGAATGCGAGAAGATCGGTATACCCCTCGATGAGTTTGCCGCTCTTTCCGTCAGTGCCATGCAGGCCATCAGCGATCGGATCGGATTATAA
- a CDS encoding glutamate synthase-related protein: MIEWPKANDAIGTVNRGNPAESGLCTLCRADCKGKCETWLSSLKGRKILYPRDFGSVTAGSSNTTHMGVNYNALRIQGYNYGVSGLPRGLKSTADDCIFPNVDTESEFGSKIKTRSRIPVMTGALGSTFIAAKYWDSFATGAALVGIPIVVGENVVGIDRQAVIRNGKIEKAPELDRRIDTFLRYFDGYGAIIVQMNVEDTRNGVAQYVIDKYGDKVIIELKWGQGAKDIGGEIQVDNLDYALFLKRRGYVVDPDPTVPEVQEAFKHGAIKSFARHSRLGYTDLSSPERVQDAFMKSVNHLRKIGYRRISLKTGSYGMEALAMSIKYATDAKLDLLTIDGSGGGTGMSPWNMMETWGVPSVLLHAKSHEYASILAAKGNTVVDMAFAGSLAREDHIFKALALGAPFVKMICMGRAAMIPGFVGSNIEGVLKPANRSKVNGNWDDLAPSVKELGSSAEEIFAGYYDVKKKVGAKQMQSMPYGAVAMWTLADKLTAGLQQLMAGARKFGLKDIAREDIFSANRETEAETGIPFLTDVMDERAKKILNS; the protein is encoded by the coding sequence ATGATTGAATGGCCAAAAGCAAACGATGCTATCGGGACGGTCAATCGTGGAAACCCGGCGGAATCGGGCTTGTGCACACTCTGCCGAGCCGACTGTAAGGGAAAATGCGAGACCTGGCTTTCGAGTCTGAAGGGCAGAAAGATACTCTATCCGAGGGATTTTGGTTCTGTGACTGCCGGAAGTTCCAATACCACCCATATGGGTGTGAACTACAACGCGCTCAGGATTCAAGGTTATAACTACGGCGTGAGCGGACTTCCAAGGGGTCTCAAGAGCACAGCAGACGACTGTATCTTTCCGAACGTGGATACCGAATCGGAATTCGGCAGCAAGATAAAGACGAGAAGCCGGATCCCTGTTATGACGGGCGCATTGGGTTCAACCTTTATTGCCGCCAAATACTGGGACTCTTTTGCCACCGGGGCAGCGCTTGTGGGTATCCCCATTGTTGTGGGCGAAAATGTTGTGGGCATCGACAGACAGGCGGTGATCAGAAATGGCAAAATTGAGAAAGCACCGGAACTCGACAGGAGAATCGACACGTTTCTCCGCTACTTCGACGGTTACGGGGCGATCATTGTTCAGATGAATGTTGAGGACACGAGAAACGGTGTGGCCCAATATGTGATTGACAAATACGGAGACAAGGTCATCATTGAACTCAAATGGGGCCAGGGTGCTAAAGACATAGGCGGTGAAATTCAGGTAGATAACCTGGACTACGCACTTTTTTTAAAAAGGAGGGGATACGTGGTAGATCCCGACCCGACGGTGCCGGAGGTACAGGAGGCATTCAAACACGGGGCGATCAAATCGTTTGCCCGTCACAGCCGGCTCGGCTATACGGATCTTTCCTCGCCGGAGAGGGTACAGGATGCGTTTATGAAATCGGTAAATCATCTCCGCAAGATTGGATACAGGAGGATTTCTCTTAAGACCGGCTCCTACGGCATGGAGGCCCTTGCCATGTCGATCAAATATGCCACTGATGCAAAACTCGACCTTCTTACCATTGACGGCTCCGGCGGAGGTACCGGCATGAGCCCGTGGAACATGATGGAGACATGGGGCGTGCCCTCGGTATTACTCCACGCTAAAAGCCACGAATATGCATCCATACTTGCCGCGAAGGGAAACACGGTAGTGGATATGGCCTTTGCCGGCAGTCTTGCAAGGGAGGACCATATATTTAAAGCCCTGGCTCTCGGAGCCCCCTTTGTAAAGATGATATGCATGGGCAGGGCAGCCATGATCCCCGGCTTTGTCGGGTCAAACATAGAGGGAGTGCTGAAGCCCGCCAACAGGTCAAAAGTGAACGGCAACTGGGATGATCTGGCGCCGTCCGTAAAGGAGCTTGGTTCTTCGGCAGAAGAGATCTTTGCGGGGTACTACGATGTGAAGAAAAAGGTTGGCGCCAAACAGATGCAGAGTATGCCTTACGGTGCTGTTGCCATGTGGACCCTGGCCGATAAACTTACCGCGGGGCTGCAGCAGTTGATGGCAGGGGCCAGAAAATTCGGCCTCAAAGATATAGCGCGCGAAGACATCTTCTCGGCAAACAGGGAAACCGAAGCAGAAACGGGTATCCCCTTTCTCACCGATGTAATGGACGAAAGGGCGAAGAAGATACTCAACTCCTAA
- a CDS encoding NrpR regulatory domain-containing protein: MERRNKKDLLILGVLKNSDRRLTGSKIAKELEELGHDVSERTVRLYLQRMGQDGLAKGDGRRGHRITEKGLSELDAAKIIERVGFLSAKIDRMTYQMSFDLNTTAGSVVINVTIVDPKQFAKYIPLIGKVYADGYAMGHLMTFLSPGETLGHITIPEGMIGIGTVCSITLNGVLLKHGIPTVSRFGGLLELKDKKPVRFVEVIMYEGTSIDPLEVFIRSGMTDYLGAIRTGSGKIGASFREFPAESRNLVEHLADRMKRIGLGGLVRIGKPGQSLLDIPVNEGRVGAIVIGGLNPVSILEEAGTRAYSRALAGLIDFSRLFRYTEMKSQIKEYL, translated from the coding sequence ATGGAACGAAGAAACAAAAAGGACTTACTGATTCTCGGGGTTTTGAAGAATTCGGACAGGCGTCTTACCGGTTCGAAGATTGCCAAGGAGCTTGAGGAACTCGGTCATGACGTGAGTGAAAGGACCGTGAGGCTCTACCTCCAGCGCATGGGCCAGGACGGCCTGGCTAAAGGCGACGGCAGGCGCGGTCACCGCATTACGGAAAAAGGGTTGAGCGAGCTCGATGCGGCGAAGATCATCGAGCGGGTCGGCTTTCTCTCGGCCAAGATAGACCGGATGACCTATCAGATGAGCTTCGATCTGAATACGACGGCCGGCTCTGTGGTCATCAATGTAACAATTGTTGATCCAAAGCAGTTCGCGAAATACATTCCTCTTATAGGCAAGGTCTACGCCGATGGATATGCCATGGGACACCTCATGACATTCCTGAGCCCGGGCGAAACCCTGGGTCATATCACGATACCTGAAGGAATGATAGGAATCGGCACGGTCTGTTCCATCACGCTCAACGGGGTCCTTCTGAAACATGGTATACCCACGGTCTCACGATTCGGAGGGCTTCTCGAGTTAAAGGACAAAAAACCCGTACGTTTTGTAGAAGTCATTATGTATGAAGGAACAAGTATCGATCCACTCGAAGTCTTCATCAGAAGTGGCATGACAGACTATCTTGGTGCTATTAGGACGGGGAGCGGCAAGATTGGGGCGAGCTTCAGGGAATTTCCGGCAGAAAGCCGTAATCTCGTCGAACATCTTGCAGACCGGATGAAGCGGATCGGCCTCGGGGGACTCGTCAGAATCGGTAAGCCTGGCCAATCACTCCTCGACATCCCTGTAAATGAAGGAAGGGTAGGCGCCATCGTCATAGGCGGGCTCAATCCTGTCTCCATCCTTGAAGAAGCCGGTACACGGGCGTACTCCAGGGCGCTCGCCGGCCTCATCGACTTCAGCCGCCTCTTCCGGTACACGGAAATGAAAAGTCAGATCAAGGAATACCTGTAG
- a CDS encoding PhzF family phenazine biosynthesis protein has protein sequence MRIFYVDAFTERPFAGNPAAVCLLEHPKVDSWMQNVAAEANLSETAFLLRQGDGYNLRWFTPRVEVELCGHATLASAHVLFATSGAPRDATINFYTKSGVLRASMTDGLIELNFPATPEEEAPIPEGLEAALGVRALYVGKTQFDYFVEVASDEMVRGLSPDFVALSSIPVRGVIVTAGSDSAKFDFVSRFFCPAVGINEDPVTGSAHCALGPYWARRLNKTTLVAYQASLRGGVVRVRLSDDRVYLAGGAVTVMSGELNV, from the coding sequence ATGAGGATATTCTACGTAGACGCGTTTACAGAGCGGCCTTTCGCGGGTAACCCTGCGGCGGTATGCCTACTCGAGCACCCCAAGGTTGATTCGTGGATGCAGAACGTTGCCGCCGAGGCGAATCTGTCCGAGACGGCCTTTCTCTTGAGACAGGGGGATGGTTACAATCTCAGGTGGTTCACGCCCAGGGTGGAGGTGGAACTCTGCGGGCATGCCACGCTCGCGAGCGCCCATGTTCTCTTTGCGACGAGTGGAGCGCCCCGTGATGCGACGATCAATTTCTATACGAAAAGCGGAGTGTTGAGAGCATCCATGACCGACGGTCTCATCGAATTGAACTTCCCTGCCACGCCGGAAGAAGAGGCACCCATTCCGGAGGGGCTCGAAGCGGCCCTCGGTGTCCGGGCGCTCTATGTGGGCAAAACCCAGTTCGACTACTTTGTTGAGGTCGCCTCCGATGAGATGGTGAGAGGCCTCAGTCCCGATTTTGTCGCCTTGAGCAGCATACCCGTGCGCGGTGTAATTGTCACGGCGGGCTCTGACTCCGCCAAATTCGATTTCGTGTCGCGATTCTTCTGTCCGGCGGTCGGCATCAATGAAGACCCGGTCACGGGATCTGCGCATTGTGCCCTGGGGCCTTACTGGGCGCGAAGACTGAATAAAACAACCCTAGTAGCTTACCAGGCATCTTTACGCGGGGGCGTGGTGCGTGTACGTCTCTCTGACGACAGGGTCTATCTTGCAGGCGGGGCGGTGACCGTCATGAGCGGTGAGCTTAACGTCTGA